The proteins below are encoded in one region of Fimbriimonadaceae bacterium:
- a CDS encoding metallophosphoesterase, whose product MSLTRRELLAAGAVASLAPLAFGRQEQTDIARLKPFRVVHFTDVHVQPEMNAPWGMAKALRHALSQDPKPDMVVTGGDLVMDAFAATEERAKTQWAIFSSVMKDCDVPVVHTLGNHDVWGWNKKASKTTGDEPLWGKRWFMETFEYANTYQALEAGDWRLVVLDTLIMTDDGYNGYLDEAQLDWFKGEIAKSEKPMMVVSHIPLIAPCNMVHGYKPSQGEWVVGGSLQTKNFDDVRKVFDANPQVKLCVSGHIHLVDRYDYNGVSYVCAGAVSGAWWMGKSRTFDPGYTVFDLYPDGRWEHSYVSWGWNSDGKG is encoded by the coding sequence ATGAGTCTCACAAGGCGTGAACTTCTCGCGGCGGGCGCAGTCGCCAGCTTGGCTCCCTTGGCTTTCGGCCGCCAGGAACAGACCGATATCGCCCGCCTCAAGCCGTTCCGGGTCGTCCACTTTACGGACGTCCACGTCCAGCCCGAGATGAACGCTCCGTGGGGCATGGCCAAGGCCCTCCGGCACGCCCTCTCCCAGGATCCCAAACCGGACATGGTGGTGACGGGCGGAGACCTCGTGATGGACGCTTTCGCCGCGACCGAGGAACGTGCCAAGACTCAGTGGGCGATCTTCTCAAGCGTCATGAAGGACTGCGACGTCCCCGTTGTGCACACCCTCGGCAACCACGACGTCTGGGGATGGAACAAGAAGGCCAGCAAGACCACGGGCGACGAGCCCCTCTGGGGCAAGCGCTGGTTCATGGAGACGTTCGAATACGCGAACACCTACCAGGCGTTGGAGGCGGGGGACTGGCGGCTCGTCGTCCTGGACACGCTCATCATGACCGACGACGGCTACAACGGCTATCTCGATGAAGCCCAGCTAGACTGGTTCAAGGGCGAGATCGCCAAGTCGGAAAAGCCGATGATGGTGGTGTCGCACATCCCCCTCATCGCCCCCTGCAACATGGTCCACGGTTATAAGCCGTCACAGGGCGAATGGGTGGTGGGCGGCAGCCTGCAGACGAAGAACTTTGACGACGTGCGCAAAGTGTTCGACGCGAACCCGCAGGTTAAGCTCTGCGTCAGCGGCCACATCCACCTAGTGGACCGCTACGACTACAACGGGGTGAGCTACGTCTGCGCCGGCGCCGTGAGCGGGGCATGGTGGATGGGCAAGAGCCGCACCTTTGACCCTGGCTATACCGTCTTCGACCTCTACCCCGATGGCCGCTGGGAGCACTCGTACGTCTCCTGGGGCTGGAACTCGGACGGGAAAGGCTAG
- the tkt gene encoding transketolase, producing MNPPTIALEETCLNVLRGLAMDAVQRANSGHPGMPMGAAAMAHALWTRHLKHDPAQPLWFDRDRFVLSAGHGSMLLYALLHLTGYDLSLEDIKNFRQWGSRTPGHPEIHLTPGVEMATGPLGQGFATAVGMAMAESYLAAHFNASGEEVVDHFTWVLCSDGDLMEGVSNEAASLAGHQGLGKLIALYDSNAITIDGSTDLSFSEDVASRFQALGWGTWECDGMEVDAVDQCLSEARQDDGRPSLIVCRTTIGFGSPNKAGSAKSHGAALGPDEVAATKAALGMPAEEFWIDPEALAFYRRALEQGRQARERWEGRVEALRQGRPELAAEFEAYLEGRPDPSWLEKVPAFEAATATRDASHTVINAFAPVLKNWVGGCADLAESVKTTIKGGGDASAHEPGGRNVPYGVREHAMAAAVNGLNLHGGVRAFGGTFLIFSDYCRPSLRLAALMETPSVFCFSHDSIGLGEDGPTHQPVEQIMSLRLIPNLNLMRPADANETVACWKIAIESKQTPCLLVLSRQKLPLVTPALPKNHPAARGAYVLREASGGSARLVIVATGSEVALAVEACDELEKAGVPTRVVSMPSWFLFEKQDAEYRGGVLPRGVPTLSIEAGATLGWERYAQASVGLDHFGASAPGERLFEEFGFTVENVVSTARRLLG from the coding sequence GTGAACCCTCCCACGATCGCGCTCGAAGAGACGTGCCTGAACGTTTTGCGCGGCCTGGCGATGGATGCCGTCCAGCGCGCGAACTCCGGACACCCGGGCATGCCCATGGGTGCGGCCGCAATGGCCCACGCCCTCTGGACGCGGCACCTGAAGCACGACCCCGCCCAGCCGCTGTGGTTCGACCGTGACCGCTTCGTCCTTTCCGCGGGCCACGGTTCGATGCTGCTGTACGCGCTGCTCCACCTCACCGGCTACGACCTCTCGCTGGAGGACATCAAGAACTTCCGCCAGTGGGGGAGCCGCACGCCGGGCCACCCGGAAATCCACCTGACCCCCGGCGTGGAGATGGCGACGGGCCCACTGGGCCAAGGCTTCGCGACCGCGGTCGGAATGGCGATGGCAGAGAGCTATCTCGCCGCGCACTTCAACGCGTCGGGCGAGGAAGTGGTGGACCACTTCACATGGGTGCTGTGCTCGGACGGGGACTTGATGGAGGGCGTTTCCAACGAGGCCGCCTCGCTCGCCGGGCACCAAGGGCTCGGCAAGCTCATCGCGCTCTACGATTCGAACGCGATCACCATAGACGGCTCGACCGACCTCTCGTTCAGCGAGGACGTCGCCTCCCGGTTCCAGGCGCTCGGCTGGGGGACGTGGGAGTGCGACGGCATGGAGGTCGACGCGGTCGACCAGTGCCTCTCCGAGGCACGGCAGGACGATGGCCGCCCGAGCCTCATCGTGTGCCGGACGACCATCGGGTTTGGCAGCCCGAACAAGGCGGGAAGCGCCAAGTCGCACGGGGCCGCCCTCGGCCCGGACGAAGTGGCTGCCACCAAGGCTGCCCTGGGCATGCCGGCGGAAGAGTTCTGGATCGACCCCGAGGCTCTCGCTTTTTACCGCCGTGCGCTGGAACAGGGCCGTCAGGCCCGCGAGCGTTGGGAGGGCCGGGTCGAGGCGCTCCGTCAGGGGCGACCGGAGCTTGCGGCCGAGTTCGAGGCATACCTGGAGGGCCGCCCAGACCCCTCTTGGCTGGAGAAAGTTCCGGCTTTCGAGGCGGCGACGGCCACCCGCGACGCGAGCCACACCGTCATCAACGCCTTCGCGCCTGTGCTCAAAAACTGGGTCGGCGGGTGCGCCGACTTGGCCGAGAGCGTCAAAACCACGATTAAGGGCGGCGGCGACGCCAGCGCCCATGAGCCTGGCGGTCGAAACGTCCCTTATGGGGTGCGCGAGCACGCGATGGCCGCGGCTGTGAACGGCCTCAACTTGCACGGAGGAGTGCGGGCTTTCGGGGGCACGTTCTTGATCTTCAGCGACTATTGCCGCCCGTCCTTAAGGTTGGCCGCGCTCATGGAGACGCCAAGCGTCTTCTGCTTCTCGCACGATTCTATCGGCCTGGGCGAGGACGGCCCGACCCACCAGCCGGTCGAGCAGATCATGTCGCTGCGGCTCATCCCGAACCTGAACCTGATGCGTCCCGCCGATGCGAACGAGACGGTCGCCTGCTGGAAGATCGCGATCGAGTCCAAGCAGACGCCGTGCCTGCTTGTCCTGTCCCGGCAGAAGCTGCCGCTTGTGACCCCGGCCTTGCCGAAGAACCATCCCGCCGCGCGCGGCGCCTACGTCCTGCGGGAGGCCTCGGGCGGCTCGGCGAGGCTCGTCATCGTCGCCACCGGGAGCGAGGTCGCCCTGGCCGTCGAGGCCTGCGACGAGCTCGAGAAGGCGGGCGTGCCCACGCGGGTCGTCAGCATGCCGTCCTGGTTCCTCTTCGAAAAGCAGGACGCGGAGTACCGCGGGGGCGTGCTCCCGAGGGGTGTCCCCACCCTCTCCATCGAGGCGGGGGCGACCCTGGGCTGGGAACGGTACGCCCAGGCGAGCGTCGGGCTCGACCATTTCGGGGCGAGCGCCCCGGGGGAGCGTCTCTTCGAAGAGTTCGGCTTCACGGTCGAGAACGTGGTCTCCACGGCGCGGCGGCTCCTGGGCTAG
- a CDS encoding zinc ribbon domain-containing protein, protein MPIYEYEHLHDECELAGTRFEVIQSVNDPPLKFCPACGLEVKRLVSRMNVKTKGTLDPDKAARRGFTTWKKSEFGVWEKVAGPGVDVIIGGPEEVEAEKAPGS, encoded by the coding sequence GTGCCGATCTACGAGTACGAGCATCTTCATGACGAGTGTGAGCTCGCCGGCACCCGCTTTGAGGTCATCCAGTCCGTGAACGACCCGCCGCTCAAGTTCTGCCCGGCCTGCGGGCTGGAGGTCAAGCGTCTGGTGAGCCGCATGAACGTGAAGACCAAGGGCACCCTGGATCCCGACAAAGCCGCCCGGCGCGGCTTCACCACGTGGAAAAAGTCCGAGTTCGGCGTTTGGGAGAAAGTGGCTGGCCCCGGAGTGGACGTCATCATCGGGGGGCCCGAAGAGGTCGAGGCGGAGAAGGCGCCTGGCTCCTAG
- a CDS encoding uracil-DNA glycosylase → MQQRIVACERCPRLRAWCQEVARTKRRQFQDEFYWGLPVPNFGDPEASGLIVGLAPAAHGANRTGRMFTGDRSGEWLYRALFRAGLASQPNADHAQDGLRLERVLITAICHCAPPDNKPLPEEIENCSIHLRDTLALRPWRAYLCLGSLAWRRLFAHLGVRPFPAFAHGAEVEVGEATVFASYHPSQQNTFTGRLTEEMLDSVATRFARALG, encoded by the coding sequence TTGCAGCAGAGGATCGTAGCGTGCGAGCGCTGCCCTCGCCTCCGGGCTTGGTGCCAGGAGGTCGCCCGGACCAAGCGGAGGCAGTTCCAAGACGAGTTCTACTGGGGCCTCCCGGTCCCGAACTTTGGCGACCCCGAAGCGAGCGGGCTCATCGTGGGACTGGCCCCGGCGGCCCATGGCGCGAACCGAACGGGCCGCATGTTCACAGGCGACCGTAGCGGCGAGTGGCTGTATCGGGCCCTCTTTCGCGCTGGGCTCGCCAGCCAGCCGAACGCCGACCATGCCCAAGACGGCCTGCGGCTGGAGCGCGTCCTCATCACGGCCATTTGCCACTGCGCGCCTCCCGACAACAAGCCGCTGCCGGAAGAGATTGAGAACTGCTCGATCCACCTGCGCGACACCCTCGCCCTTCGGCCCTGGCGCGCCTATCTGTGCCTCGGCTCCCTGGCCTGGCGTCGGCTCTTCGCGCATTTGGGTGTTCGGCCCTTCCCCGCCTTCGCCCACGGGGCGGAAGTAGAGGTCGGGGAGGCAACCGTCTTCGCGAGCTACCACCCGAGCCAGCAGAACACCTTCACGGGGCGGCTCACGGAGGAAATGCTCGATTCCGTCGCCACCCGGTTTGCAAGGGCTCTGGGCTAG
- a CDS encoding PDZ domain-containing protein — MLAALFGTLLQLPVEIPFRIGENAIVVDAHVNGRAVSLMFDTGFSGTIVLNESLNVGPADGTINLRDFVGSFEAKSVKLKSLRIGPYESDVAERDIIQQPADHYTLAYGTHVDGILGLAPFARHVTEINFERKVIIVHPDNLDISTRQPDNKRTFMARMLPLGRSSIPMAVEAPSGKRMTLSLDTGNAFYATTHKEVLERVGLWEEGKKPRFMATSWVASGPVDSFYAELPDLKIYGVPVPKSTWSVIDLPSSDADGDGTIGFGFLKHFNVTFDLARRRVWLDNFSGEVTDPAEGEPGLSATFNPKAGRATVFNVVPGSPAEKAGIKRGDSLLGVDGADTTRFNFRQIEGRLRGEPGSHVEVSVSRNGELIRHKLERISLVN; from the coding sequence ATGTTAGCCGCGCTCTTTGGAACTCTTTTGCAGCTGCCCGTCGAGATTCCCTTCCGCATCGGGGAGAACGCGATCGTGGTCGACGCGCACGTTAACGGCCGCGCCGTCTCTCTGATGTTCGACACCGGCTTCTCGGGCACGATCGTGCTCAACGAGAGCCTCAACGTCGGCCCCGCAGACGGCACGATCAACCTGCGCGACTTCGTCGGCTCGTTCGAGGCCAAGTCGGTGAAGCTCAAGAGCCTGCGCATCGGGCCCTACGAGTCGGACGTCGCGGAAAGGGACATCATCCAGCAGCCGGCCGACCACTACACGCTCGCCTATGGCACCCATGTGGACGGCATCCTCGGCCTCGCCCCCTTTGCGCGCCACGTGACCGAGATCAACTTCGAGCGCAAAGTGATCATAGTCCATCCGGATAACTTGGACATTTCGACCCGCCAGCCGGACAACAAGCGCACGTTCATGGCGCGGATGCTGCCTCTCGGCCGGAGCTCGATCCCGATGGCGGTCGAGGCTCCCAGCGGAAAGAGGATGACCCTCTCGCTCGACACGGGCAACGCCTTTTACGCGACGACCCACAAGGAGGTGTTGGAACGGGTCGGCCTTTGGGAAGAAGGCAAGAAGCCGCGTTTCATGGCCACGTCTTGGGTCGCGAGCGGCCCCGTCGATTCGTTCTACGCGGAGCTTCCAGACCTGAAGATCTATGGCGTTCCCGTCCCCAAGAGCACGTGGAGCGTGATCGACCTGCCCTCGAGCGACGCGGACGGGGACGGCACAATCGGGTTCGGGTTCCTGAAGCACTTTAACGTCACTTTCGACCTGGCTCGCCGTCGGGTTTGGCTGGACAACTTCAGCGGCGAGGTCACCGATCCGGCGGAAGGGGAGCCCGGGCTCAGCGCCACTTTCAACCCCAAGGCGGGACGTGCGACCGTCTTCAACGTGGTCCCCGGTTCTCCCGCTGAGAAGGCCGGGATCAAGCGGGGAGACAGCCTGCTCGGCGTCGACGGCGCGGACACGACCCGCTTTAACTTCCGCCAAATAGAAGGCCGCCTGCGCGGCGAGCCTGGCAGCCATGTCGAAGTCTCGGTCTCGCGCAACGGCGAGCTGATCCGGCACAAGTTGGAGCGCATCTCCCTCGTGAACTAG
- a CDS encoding ABC transporter substrate-binding protein has product MRRYGAFLLAAAALACGLTAGCKEEASGAAGSSAGSSGTGTAGSHGGDGTTTSSRPAPSKEGNSIQGDTIRIGLVASQNGDLKPWGDDSIKGAQLAVDEINKAGGIKGKQVQLLVGDSASKPEQGKSAAQKLVGTDKVIGLLGEVASGITQQMANVAFDEGVPLIAVGATKTDITKQGSNLFRVCYTDDFQGPVMAKFAYEELGLRNVAVMTDNKQPYSQYLSETFKNAFVKLGGKIADEQFYETGTTQFNAQIGQMKSKNPDGAFLSGYFNEVGPIASQMRQAGINVPLMGGDGWDSTQLQTSGGQAIIGGFFCNHYNNQEDRPVVKDFLSKWQAKYGGTPGTTMGALGYDAAMLMMDAIKRAEGDNGAAVTRALEATEGFAGVSGDITLNGKNGDPPKRALVVEVVKDGQAFKKAYDPSDLADLK; this is encoded by the coding sequence ATGAGACGCTACGGAGCATTCCTCCTTGCCGCCGCGGCCCTTGCCTGCGGCCTCACCGCTGGTTGCAAAGAAGAGGCGTCAGGCGCCGCTGGATCTAGCGCCGGTTCCTCTGGGACTGGCACCGCTGGGTCGCACGGCGGCGATGGCACCACCACTTCCAGCCGCCCTGCCCCTTCGAAAGAAGGCAACTCGATCCAGGGCGACACGATCCGCATCGGGCTCGTCGCCAGCCAAAACGGCGACTTGAAGCCGTGGGGCGACGACAGCATCAAAGGCGCCCAACTGGCTGTGGACGAGATCAACAAGGCGGGCGGCATCAAGGGCAAGCAGGTCCAGCTGCTGGTCGGCGACAGCGCCTCGAAGCCCGAGCAGGGCAAATCGGCCGCGCAGAAGCTCGTCGGCACTGACAAGGTCATCGGCTTGCTCGGCGAGGTCGCCAGCGGCATCACCCAGCAGATGGCGAACGTCGCGTTCGACGAAGGCGTTCCGCTCATCGCGGTCGGCGCGACCAAGACCGACATCACCAAACAAGGCAGCAACCTCTTCCGCGTCTGCTACACGGACGATTTCCAGGGCCCGGTCATGGCGAAGTTCGCCTACGAAGAGCTCGGCCTGCGGAACGTCGCCGTGATGACGGACAACAAGCAGCCCTATTCCCAGTACCTGAGCGAAACCTTCAAGAATGCTTTCGTGAAGCTCGGCGGCAAGATCGCGGACGAGCAGTTCTATGAGACGGGCACGACCCAGTTCAACGCCCAGATCGGCCAGATGAAGTCGAAGAACCCGGACGGGGCGTTCCTGAGCGGTTACTTCAACGAGGTCGGCCCGATCGCCAGCCAGATGCGCCAGGCGGGCATCAACGTCCCCCTGATGGGCGGCGACGGATGGGACAGCACCCAGTTGCAGACCTCCGGCGGCCAAGCCATCATCGGCGGCTTCTTCTGCAACCACTATAACAACCAGGAAGACCGGCCCGTGGTCAAGGACTTCCTCAGCAAGTGGCAGGCGAAGTACGGCGGCACCCCCGGCACCACCATGGGCGCCCTGGGCTACGACGCGGCGATGCTCATGATGGACGCGATCAAGCGCGCCGAGGGCGATAACGGCGCCGCCGTCACCCGCGCACTCGAGGCTACCGAAGGGTTCGCTGGGGTCAGCGGAGACATCACCCTGAACGGCAAGAACGGCGATCCGCCGAAGAGGGCCCTCGTCGTCGAAGTCGTCAAGGACGGACAAGCTTTCAAGAAAGCCTACGATCCTTCTGACCTGGCCGACTTGAAGTAG
- a CDS encoding branched-chain amino acid ABC transporter permease, with the protein MNGLLLGSIYALIALGYTMVYGVLRLINFAHGEVFMLGSYVALFVSWGLGFHPADLARADRPSSALYLAIMLLASMAVCALIGVLIERLAYRPMRSQPRIASLITAIGVSLFIQYAGGLFLPQSPPPAISEQINPYRGSLDLTLKPAPAQLLQQADTLQGNVVAAQRALEAAANTPEEAQLRTQLQESQRQLFQVQGEINNESVDLTIPIGQLIMLGTTVALMGGLWYLVQKTKTGRAMRAASHDFDSASLMGVSVGRVVTITFLIGSALAGAGAMMYATVLRTPLTPFMGVTPGIKAFVAAVLGGIGNIPGAVLGGLLMGVVETLAVWAGFSGYKDAVAFVILIVVLLFKPGGLLGSAKVEKV; encoded by the coding sequence GTGAACGGACTCCTCCTGGGGTCGATCTACGCGTTGATCGCGCTGGGTTACACCATGGTGTACGGCGTGCTTCGCCTGATCAACTTCGCCCACGGCGAAGTGTTCATGCTGGGGTCTTACGTGGCGCTTTTCGTCTCGTGGGGGCTGGGGTTCCACCCGGCGGACTTGGCACGTGCCGACCGCCCTTCTTCAGCCCTCTATCTGGCGATCATGCTCCTCGCGAGCATGGCGGTCTGCGCCCTCATCGGAGTGTTGATCGAGCGACTGGCTTACCGGCCCATGAGGAGCCAGCCGCGCATCGCCTCGCTCATCACCGCGATCGGGGTCTCGCTCTTCATCCAGTATGCGGGCGGGCTCTTCCTGCCCCAATCGCCGCCCCCCGCGATCTCCGAGCAGATCAACCCCTACCGCGGCAGCCTAGACCTCACCCTGAAGCCGGCGCCCGCACAACTGCTTCAGCAGGCCGACACCCTGCAAGGGAACGTGGTCGCTGCCCAGCGCGCCTTAGAGGCCGCCGCCAACACGCCTGAGGAAGCTCAGCTGCGGACCCAGCTTCAGGAGAGCCAGAGGCAACTGTTCCAGGTCCAAGGGGAGATCAACAACGAATCCGTCGACCTGACCATCCCGATCGGCCAGCTCATCATGCTCGGCACGACCGTTGCGCTTATGGGCGGCCTTTGGTACCTGGTGCAAAAGACGAAGACCGGCCGAGCCATGCGCGCCGCCTCCCACGATTTTGATTCGGCCTCGCTGATGGGCGTCAGCGTCGGCCGCGTCGTGACCATCACGTTCTTGATCGGTTCGGCGCTCGCCGGTGCCGGGGCCATGATGTACGCCACCGTGCTGCGCACCCCGCTCACCCCATTTATGGGCGTCACGCCCGGTATCAAGGCGTTCGTGGCGGCGGTTCTCGGCGGTATCGGCAATATCCCTGGCGCCGTCCTTGGCGGCTTGCTGATGGGCGTGGTCGAGACCCTGGCCGTCTGGGCCGGCTTTAGCGGTTACAAGGACGCGGTGGCTTTCGTCATCCTCATCGTGGTGCTGCTCTTCAAACCCGGTGGCCTCCTCGGTTCGGCCAAGGTGGAAAAAGTATGA
- a CDS encoding branched-chain amino acid ABC transporter permease, with the protein MKFWAVRALSVLAALAFAYGLESVVSGNMAENYRLFVLAGLYVTLAVSLNLINGITGQFSIGHAAFYMVGAYSAGAVSQAFYANQSLGQVPWLITMALFGGVCAAIAGLVVGLPSLRLRGDYLAIVTLGFGEILRIVAQNIKEVGGAYGMNVKPFGSAPNTLWLVWLLAILCIAVCRNLLRTAHGLPFLAVREDEVASSAMGVNVPSTKVTAFVIGSMFAGMAGALLAHTETFISPDMFKMDVSFIILTMVVLGGTGSITGSTVAAVALFAIPEWLRNLQDPVTKTAYQIPGSAIVAGVVAVALAVAALRYIQHNVHRGNGQKFGFGVVAMAVAAILGVLLKSVFGLVPQLATQTFEASSLRMVIFASTLIVLMLLRPQGLFGHHEFSWSWLKSLFTGTRPPLEASS; encoded by the coding sequence ATGAAGTTTTGGGCCGTACGCGCGCTTTCCGTACTCGCGGCCCTTGCGTTCGCTTATGGCCTTGAGAGCGTGGTCTCCGGCAATATGGCTGAGAACTACCGCCTCTTTGTCTTGGCCGGTCTCTACGTCACCCTTGCGGTCAGCTTAAACCTTATCAACGGCATAACCGGCCAGTTTTCGATCGGCCATGCAGCCTTTTACATGGTCGGCGCTTACAGCGCGGGTGCGGTCTCGCAAGCGTTCTATGCCAACCAGTCTCTTGGCCAGGTTCCTTGGCTGATAACGATGGCCCTTTTCGGTGGCGTTTGCGCCGCGATCGCCGGTCTCGTCGTCGGCTTGCCCAGCCTTCGCCTTCGTGGGGACTATCTCGCGATTGTGACACTCGGTTTCGGCGAGATTTTGCGCATCGTTGCGCAGAACATTAAGGAGGTGGGGGGCGCTTACGGCATGAATGTGAAGCCTTTCGGCTCGGCCCCGAACACCCTGTGGCTAGTCTGGTTACTTGCCATTCTGTGCATAGCCGTATGCCGAAACCTACTCAGAACCGCCCACGGGCTGCCCTTCTTGGCTGTGCGCGAAGACGAGGTGGCGAGCTCCGCCATGGGGGTTAACGTTCCCTCGACGAAGGTCACCGCGTTCGTTATAGGATCTATGTTTGCGGGAATGGCTGGTGCGCTGCTCGCCCACACGGAAACGTTTATCTCTCCCGACATGTTTAAGATGGACGTGTCGTTTATAATTCTGACAATGGTGGTCCTCGGCGGCACAGGCTCCATCACTGGTTCGACGGTCGCAGCCGTCGCACTCTTCGCCATTCCCGAGTGGCTGAGAAATCTCCAAGACCCGGTCACGAAGACCGCTTATCAGATCCCGGGTTCTGCGATTGTCGCGGGCGTGGTCGCCGTGGCATTAGCGGTTGCAGCGCTCCGTTATATCCAGCACAACGTCCACCGCGGAAACGGGCAAAAGTTTGGCTTCGGGGTCGTCGCAATGGCCGTCGCCGCCATTCTTGGTGTGCTGCTCAAATCCGTGTTCGGCCTCGTCCCCCAGTTAGCTACCCAAACCTTTGAAGCCTCATCCCTACGCATGGTGATCTTTGCGTCCACCTTGATCGTCCTTATGCTCCTTCGGCCGCAAGGACTTTTCGGACACCACGAGTTCAGTTGGAGTTGGCTCAAGAGCCTCTTCACCGGCACCAGGCCACCCTTGGAGGCGAGCTCGTGA
- a CDS encoding ABC transporter ATP-binding protein, producing MSQPVLELREATIRFGGLVAVNSVSFQLNQGDLFGLIGPNGAGKTTCFNLITGVYKPTSGSITFNGREIGGQPPSRICEMGICRTFQNIRLFPALSVLENVVVGAFLRKKSSLLSAFTYMPPAIKETSELRERAMELLRVVNLEEFAHVRSADLSYGKQRRLEIARAMATKPELILLDEPAAGMNPLEKNELQQTVKDIRDSFGMTVLLIEHDMKFVMGLCERIVVLDHGEEIAHGPPEAIRSNPKVIEAYLGEAV from the coding sequence GTGAGCCAGCCCGTACTCGAGCTCCGCGAGGCAACGATCCGCTTTGGCGGACTCGTCGCCGTGAACTCTGTCTCCTTTCAGCTAAACCAAGGCGATTTGTTCGGCCTAATTGGCCCGAACGGCGCGGGCAAGACAACCTGCTTTAACCTGATAACGGGAGTATATAAACCGACGAGTGGTTCGATCACTTTCAATGGGAGGGAGATTGGGGGCCAGCCGCCATCAAGGATTTGCGAGATGGGCATTTGCCGGACATTCCAAAACATCCGGCTTTTCCCTGCGCTTTCGGTGCTGGAGAATGTCGTAGTCGGCGCCTTTCTGCGCAAGAAGAGCTCTCTACTTTCAGCATTTACGTATATGCCTCCAGCGATAAAGGAAACTTCGGAGCTGCGAGAGCGGGCGATGGAACTTTTAAGGGTCGTGAACCTTGAGGAGTTCGCCCATGTTCGGTCGGCCGACCTATCTTATGGAAAACAAAGAAGGCTGGAGATAGCACGCGCCATGGCTACCAAACCTGAGCTCATTCTTCTTGACGAACCTGCCGCAGGCATGAACCCTTTAGAGAAGAACGAACTTCAGCAAACGGTAAAGGACATTCGCGACTCCTTTGGCATGACCGTCCTCCTTATTGAACACGATATGAAGTTCGTCATGGGTCTCTGCGAGCGAATCGTCGTGCTGGACCACGGTGAGGAGATCGCCCACGGCCCGCCAGAGGCCATCCGCTCGAACCCAAAGGTCATTGAAGCCTACCTTGGCGAAGCTGTCTAG